TGCCCGCAAGATGGGAGGCACATTCATCCTGCGCATTGAAGACACCGACACACAACGTTCCAGCGAAGAGATGGTGCGCGGCATTCTGGAAGGCATGGAATGGCTGGGGCTGTATTACGACGAAGGCCCATACTTTCAGTCGAACTACGCCGAAAAACATCGCGCGGCGGCGCTTCAACTGCTGGAAACCGGTTGGGCATATCGTGATTTCACGCCCAAACAGGAACGCGATGACGCGACCATCAAACAGGACATTGCCAAAGAAAAAGTCGTCAATCTGTTTCGCGATCTGCCCAAGGAAGAATCCGACGCGCGCGCCGAAGCGGCCGAACCATTCGTGATTCGGTTCAAAGTTCCGGCCGAGGGCAAAACGCAGTTCGACGACGCCGTGTTCGGATTGCAGGAACGCGATTACAATGACATCGAAGATTTGGTGTTGCTGCGTTCGGACGGCCATCCGCTGTACAACCTGTCGGTCGTGGTGGATGACATTGAAATGGGAATCACGCACGTCATTCGCGGACAGGATCACATCAACAATACACACAAACAGGTGTTGCTGTACCAGGCGCTGGGCAAACCCGTGCCGAAGTTCGCGCATTTGCCGCTGATTCTGGCTCCGGACAAAAGCAAACTTTCCAAACGCAAACACGGCGAAATCGTCAGCGTGACGACCTACCGCGACCGAGGATTCATCCCCGACGCCTTCGTCAATTTTCTGGCGTTGGTCGGTTGGGCACCGGAAGAAGGCTTGGCCGACAAGGATCAGGAAATTTTCTCGCGCGAAGAATTGATCCGCATTTTCTCGCTGGAAGGCATTCACAAATCGAACGCCGTGTTCAACTTCACCGAAGGCGATGAGCGCAACTGGACGGATCAAAAGGCGCTGTGGATGAATTTCGAGTACATCAAAACCTGGCCGCTGGAGAAGCTATTACCGCTGATCAAACCCGAATTGCAGAAAGCCGGGTTGTGGCGCGATGAATATGAAGCCGGGCAAAAGGCATGGTACGAACACACCATCGCGCTGTTGCGTGAACGCGCGCGCACGCTGCTGGATT
This region of Acidobacteriota bacterium genomic DNA includes:
- a CDS encoding glutamate--tRNA ligase, whose amino-acid sequence is MSDVRVRFAPSPTGYLHVGGARTALFNWLFARKMGGTFILRIEDTDTQRSSEEMVRGILEGMEWLGLYYDEGPYFQSNYAEKHRAAALQLLETGWAYRDFTPKQERDDATIKQDIAKEKVVNLFRDLPKEESDARAEAAEPFVIRFKVPAEGKTQFDDAVFGLQERDYNDIEDLVLLRSDGHPLYNLSVVVDDIEMGITHVIRGQDHINNTHKQVLLYQALGKPVPKFAHLPLILAPDKSKLSKRKHGEIVSVTTYRDRGFIPDAFVNFLALVGWAPEEGLADKDQEIFSREELIRIFSLEGIHKSNAVFNFTEGDERNWTDQKALWMNFEYIKTWPLEKLLPLIKPELQKAGLWRDEYEAGQKAWYEHTIALLRERARTLLDFPKHGLPYFVDDINFEFEEAAVKKNLQKDSTLKTLLPELADRFAALAEFNHDSVEAALRALAEEKGVKAGLLINATRTALTGQSVGPSLFELVPVIGQQRAVQRLKHAVTLI